In Oreochromis niloticus isolate F11D_XX linkage group LG5, O_niloticus_UMD_NMBU, whole genome shotgun sequence, a single window of DNA contains:
- the cept1b gene encoding choline/ethanolaminephosphotransferase 1 isoform X1: protein MSATGQQQGGGLRTRRGLSRDKDPGHGMGMEATCWLSPGVLRRLIELPSPPLSRHQLKRLEEHRYSSAGRSLLEPLMQRYWEWLVGRVPSWIAPNLITIIGLATNVFTTLVLVYYCPTATEQAPLWAYLLCAVGLFIYQSLDAIDGKQARRTNSSSPLGELFDHGCDSLSTVFVVLGTSIAAQLGTNPDWMFFCCFAGMFMFYCAHWQTYVSGTLRFGIIDVTEVQIFIIIMYLLAAVGGSAFWQSLIPILNIQMKMIPAICTLLGAIFSCTNYFRVIFTGGVGKNGSTIAGTSVLSPVLHIGSVIILAMMIYKKSAVQLFENHPCLYILAFGFVSAKITNKLVVAHMTKSEMHLHDLAFLGPGLLFLDQYFNSFIDEYLVLWIALILSLFDLVRYCVSVCNQIACHLHIFVFKIKPCSVLGSAPH, encoded by the exons ATGAGCGCCACGGGGCAGCAGCAAGGGGGGGGTCTGCGTACTCGCCGAGGCCTTAGCCGGGACAAAGACCCCGGGCACGGCATGGGCATGGAGGCAACCTGCTGGCTGTCCCCTGGAGTCCTGCGCAGGCTGATTGAGTTGCCCTCACCCCCCCTGTCTCGACACCAACTCAAGAGACTGGAGGAGCACAG GTACAGCAGTGCTGGACGCTCCCTGCTGGAGCCTCTTATGCAGCGCTACTGGGAATGGCTGGTAGGACGTGTCCCTTCCTGGATTGCACCCAATCTTATCACCATCATCGGCCTGGCCACCAACGTCTTCACCACCCTCGTGCTCGTCTACTACTGCCCAACTGCCACTGAGCAG GCTCCTCTCTGGGCATACCTGTTGTGTGCGGTGGGTCTGTTTATCTACCAGTCGTTGGACGCCATCGACGGGAAGCAGGCCAGACGCACTAACAGCAGCTCTCCGCTGGGCGAGCTGTTTGACCACGGCTGTGACTCCCTCTCCACCG tgtttgtggtgTTGGGAACCAGTATAGCAGCGCAGCTGGGCACCAACCCAGACTGGATGTTCTTCTGCTGCTTCGCCGGGATGTTTATGTTCTATTGTGCACACTGGCAAACATATGTGTCAGGGACGCTGCGCTTTGGGAT CATTGATGTGACTGAGGTGCAAATCTTCATTATAATCATGTATTTGCTGGCCGCCGTGGGAGGATCTGCTTTTTGGCAGTCACTG ATTCCGATCCTAAATATCCAGATGAAAATGATTCCTGCCATCTGCACTTTGTTAGGAGCCATCTTCTCCTGCACCAATTATTTCAGAGTTATTTTCACAGGAGGTGTGGGCAAAAACGGATCCACAATAGCA GGAACCAGTGTGCTCTCTCCAGTCTTACATATTGGTTCAGTCATAATTTTGGCGATGATGATATACAAAAAGTCTGCTGTCCAGCTCTTTGAAAATCATCCGTGTCTTTATATCCTGGCATTTGGCTTTGTCTCGGCCAAAATCACCAATAAATTAGTT GTAGCACATATGACAAAAAGTGAGATGCATCTCCACGATTTAGCCTTCCTGGGACCAGGACTACTGTTCCTGGATCAGTATTTCAATAGTTTTATTGATGAGTACCTGGTGCTCTGGATTGCACTG ATCCTTTCCTTGTTTGACTTGGTGCGTTACTGTGTCAGTGTTTGCAACCAGATTGCCTGCCATcttcacatttttgttttcaaaatcaAGCCTTGTTCAGTCCTCGGCTCAGCTCCTCACTGA
- the dram2b gene encoding DNA damage-regulated autophagy modulator protein 2b produces the protein MWWFQQGMCFLPAALVVWTSASFIFPYITAVVLRHVDPFVPYISDTGTMAPERCVFGIMMDVSAFLGMATMYVRYKQVEALLGVDDLKLLRLNCIGLWLGWTSSFGMCVVANFQKTTLFSMHLVGAILTFGFGALYILLQSVLSYYMQPHIHSRTIYLLRLCIGFWTLGSIISMFISSVIMYTSLIGVDVPRKLHWTPGETGYTAHIISTISEWFLAFSFISFFLTYIRDFQKINLRAEVDLQSSHLYDWTHRHNAASHHNSRAPSEVSPLLAGTT, from the exons ATGTGGTGGTTCCAGCAGGGTATGTGCTTCCTCCCTGCCGCTCTGGTCGTCTGGACGTCGGCGTCCTTCATCTTCCCTTACATCACGGCGGTGGTGCTGAGACACGTGGATCCTTTTGTGCCGTATATCAG TGACACAGGAACAATGGCACCAGAGAGGTGTGTGTTTGGCATCATGATGGATGTGTCAGCCTTTttag GTATGGCCACGATGTACGTGCGTTACAAACAGGTGGAGGCTCTGTTGGGTGTGGACGATCTCAAACTCCTCAGATTGAACTGCATCGGGCTCTGGCTGGGCTGGACCAGCTCCTTCGGGATGTGCGTGGTGGCCAACTTCCAG AAGACCACCCTGTTCTCCATGCACCTCGTGGGGGCGATTCTCACCTTTGGGTTCGGGGCTCTTTACATCCTGCTTCAGTCGGTGCTCTCCTACTACATGCAGCCTCACATCCACAGCAGGACCATCTACTTGCTGCGCCTCTGCATCGGATTCTGGACCCTGGGCAGCATCATCAGCA TGTTTATATCTTCAGTCATCATGTACACCAGTCTGATAGGTGTCGACGTACCTCGCAAACTTCACTGGACTCCTGGAGAGACG GGTTACACGGCTCACATTATCAGCACAATCTCTGAATGGTTTCTGGCCTTCTCCTTCATCAGCTTCTTCCTCACCTACATCAGAGATTTCCAG aaaataaatctgcGAGCAGAGGTTGATTTGCAGAGCAGCCACCTGTACGACTGGACTCACAGGCACAACGCTGCATCACATCACAACAGTCGTGCACCTTCTGAAGTGTCTCCACTGCTGGCAGGAACAACATGA
- the cept1b gene encoding choline/ethanolaminephosphotransferase 1 isoform X2 — protein sequence MSATGQQQGGGLRTRRGLSRDKDPGHGMGMEATCWLSPGVLRRLIELPSPPLSRHQLKRLEEHRYSSAGRSLLEPLMQRYWEWLVGRVPSWIAPNLITIIGLATNVFTTLVLVYYCPTATEQAPLWAYLLCAVGLFIYQSLDAIDGKQARRTNSSSPLGELFDHGCDSLSTVFVVLGTSIAAQLGTNPDWMFFCCFAGMFMFYCAHWQTYVSGTLRFGIFDITEVQLCLAGLQMLTAAVGPCLWNVMIPILNIQMKMIPAICTLLGAIFSCTNYFRVIFTGGVGKNGSTIAGTSVLSPVLHIGSVIILAMMIYKKSAVQLFENHPCLYILAFGFVSAKITNKLVVAHMTKSEMHLHDLAFLGPGLLFLDQYFNSFIDEYLVLWIALILSLFDLVRYCVSVCNQIACHLHIFVFKIKPCSVLGSAPH from the exons ATGAGCGCCACGGGGCAGCAGCAAGGGGGGGGTCTGCGTACTCGCCGAGGCCTTAGCCGGGACAAAGACCCCGGGCACGGCATGGGCATGGAGGCAACCTGCTGGCTGTCCCCTGGAGTCCTGCGCAGGCTGATTGAGTTGCCCTCACCCCCCCTGTCTCGACACCAACTCAAGAGACTGGAGGAGCACAG GTACAGCAGTGCTGGACGCTCCCTGCTGGAGCCTCTTATGCAGCGCTACTGGGAATGGCTGGTAGGACGTGTCCCTTCCTGGATTGCACCCAATCTTATCACCATCATCGGCCTGGCCACCAACGTCTTCACCACCCTCGTGCTCGTCTACTACTGCCCAACTGCCACTGAGCAG GCTCCTCTCTGGGCATACCTGTTGTGTGCGGTGGGTCTGTTTATCTACCAGTCGTTGGACGCCATCGACGGGAAGCAGGCCAGACGCACTAACAGCAGCTCTCCGCTGGGCGAGCTGTTTGACCACGGCTGTGACTCCCTCTCCACCG tgtttgtggtgTTGGGAACCAGTATAGCAGCGCAGCTGGGCACCAACCCAGACTGGATGTTCTTCTGCTGCTTCGCCGGGATGTTTATGTTCTATTGTGCACACTGGCAAACATATGTGTCAGGGACGCTGCGCTTTGGGAT ATTTGATATAACAGAGGTGCAGCTCTGTCTAGCAGGATTACAGATGCTCACAGCCGCTGTGGGTCCCTGCCTGTGGAACGTGATG ATTCCGATCCTAAATATCCAGATGAAAATGATTCCTGCCATCTGCACTTTGTTAGGAGCCATCTTCTCCTGCACCAATTATTTCAGAGTTATTTTCACAGGAGGTGTGGGCAAAAACGGATCCACAATAGCA GGAACCAGTGTGCTCTCTCCAGTCTTACATATTGGTTCAGTCATAATTTTGGCGATGATGATATACAAAAAGTCTGCTGTCCAGCTCTTTGAAAATCATCCGTGTCTTTATATCCTGGCATTTGGCTTTGTCTCGGCCAAAATCACCAATAAATTAGTT GTAGCACATATGACAAAAAGTGAGATGCATCTCCACGATTTAGCCTTCCTGGGACCAGGACTACTGTTCCTGGATCAGTATTTCAATAGTTTTATTGATGAGTACCTGGTGCTCTGGATTGCACTG ATCCTTTCCTTGTTTGACTTGGTGCGTTACTGTGTCAGTGTTTGCAACCAGATTGCCTGCCATcttcacatttttgttttcaaaatcaAGCCTTGTTCAGTCCTCGGCTCAGCTCCTCACTGA